A single region of the Endozoicomonas sp. NE40 genome encodes:
- a CDS encoding type II toxin-antitoxin system HicB family antitoxin — MKLQYPAYITRCENSYLVKFPCFGWGATEGKTLQQALCEAVDCLDELIAATMLEGEPLPAPQDIEADNIYMVAPSAPMAAKAALYQQSMEAQTRIESGEEKTFSHAEVGEWLKAKGML, encoded by the coding sequence ATGAAACTTCAATATCCTGCTTACATTACCAGATGCGAAAACAGCTACCTGGTTAAGTTTCCTTGCTTTGGCTGGGGTGCGACAGAAGGGAAAACCCTGCAACAGGCTTTGTGTGAAGCAGTAGACTGCCTGGACGAGTTGATAGCGGCGACCATGCTGGAAGGGGAGCCCCTACCAGCACCGCAAGATATAGAGGCTGATAATATCTATATGGTCGCACCCTCAGCACCTATGGCAGCGAAGGCAGCTCTGTATCAGCAGTCTATGGAAGCCCAGACCCGTATCGAATCAGGAGAAGAGAAAACTTTCTCTCATGCTGAGGTCGGGGAGTGGCTGAAAGCAAAGGGTATGCTGTAG